In the genome of Bacillus sp. S3, one region contains:
- a CDS encoding TRAP transporter permease: MEKYDPEAGTRKLKGMMGWITFGGLLAFSLFQLYTSIFGVLTAQLQRSIHLGFALALIFLLFPARRKNRGKEHKVAWYDMMLAALSVIIGAYWPLMIDDLVLRAGNVTSLDFYIGMAAILLVLEATRRAVGLPITIIAVLFMVYAVFGPYMPGFIAHRGLDLERLVQTMFFTTEGILGTPLAVSSTFIFLFLLFGSFLIKTGVGEYFNDLSIAIAGRSVGGPAKVAVFSSALQGTISGSSVANVVTSGAFTIPMMKNLGYKKEFAGAVEASSSTGGQLMPPVMGAAAFLMVEFIGGGISYWDIAKAAAIPAILYFTGIWIMTHFEAKRIGLRGLTKEEMPNRREVFGNLYLLVPIIAIILLMMSGMSVIRAALWSIVITVVVSGIRKETRIGLKGIIEALVDGARTALGVAAATAAAGIIVGVVTKTGLGLKMANGLLDLSGGALLPTLFLTMIASLILGMGSPTTANYVITSTIAAPAIILLGVPDLSAHLFVFYFGIVADITPPVALAAFAAAAISGGEPFKTGVESSKLAISAFIIPYMFVLSPELLMIDTTWTYLIWVVFTAFIGMIAISAGVIGFWMRKMYWIERVLVFISGLCLIYPEKISDIIGLVSFGLLLALQYMFKGGSKTKVQES, translated from the coding sequence ATGGAGAAATATGATCCGGAAGCTGGAACTAGGAAATTAAAAGGTATGATGGGATGGATCACCTTTGGAGGACTGTTAGCGTTTTCCTTGTTTCAGCTTTATACGAGTATCTTTGGGGTATTAACAGCACAGCTTCAGCGCTCGATTCATTTAGGATTTGCTCTTGCACTCATTTTTTTACTTTTTCCAGCACGAAGGAAGAATAGGGGAAAAGAACATAAAGTGGCATGGTACGATATGATGCTAGCGGCATTATCAGTCATTATCGGCGCCTATTGGCCCTTGATGATTGATGATTTGGTATTGCGGGCAGGAAATGTAACTAGCTTAGATTTCTATATAGGAATGGCAGCGATTTTGTTGGTTTTAGAAGCGACGCGCCGTGCGGTTGGATTGCCTATAACCATCATCGCCGTTCTCTTTATGGTCTATGCCGTGTTTGGGCCATACATGCCGGGGTTTATTGCCCATCGCGGGCTTGATCTGGAGCGGCTGGTGCAAACGATGTTTTTTACCACTGAAGGGATCCTTGGTACGCCGCTTGCCGTTTCATCCACATTTATCTTTCTATTCTTATTATTTGGTTCCTTTTTAATCAAAACGGGGGTTGGGGAATATTTTAATGATCTTTCGATTGCAATTGCAGGGAGGAGTGTCGGAGGGCCGGCTAAGGTTGCCGTCTTTTCAAGCGCCTTGCAGGGAACAATAAGCGGCAGTTCAGTCGCGAACGTTGTGACCTCCGGCGCGTTTACGATACCGATGATGAAAAATCTTGGCTATAAAAAGGAATTTGCCGGTGCAGTGGAAGCATCGTCTTCGACCGGCGGACAATTAATGCCGCCAGTCATGGGTGCTGCTGCTTTCTTGATGGTAGAGTTCATCGGCGGAGGCATCAGTTATTGGGATATCGCTAAAGCGGCTGCTATTCCCGCGATCCTCTATTTTACCGGCATATGGATCATGACGCATTTTGAGGCCAAGCGAATCGGTCTCCGCGGTTTAACAAAAGAAGAAATGCCAAACCGGAGAGAGGTATTTGGAAATTTATACTTATTAGTACCGATAATCGCCATCATTCTTTTAATGATGTCTGGAATGAGTGTTATACGAGCGGCATTATGGTCGATTGTGATTACGGTGGTGGTTAGTGGGATTCGAAAAGAAACGCGAATTGGCCTAAAAGGAATCATTGAGGCACTTGTTGATGGGGCAAGAACTGCCCTCGGAGTAGCGGCAGCAACTGCAGCTGCGGGGATCATTGTCGGGGTGGTTACGAAAACAGGACTAGGTTTAAAAATGGCAAATGGGCTGCTTGATCTATCAGGGGGAGCACTTCTCCCAACATTATTCTTAACAATGATTGCCTCTCTCATTTTGGGGATGGGTTCGCCTACGACGGCTAATTATGTAATTACCTCAACGATTGCCGCACCTGCAATCATTTTATTAGGTGTCCCTGATTTATCAGCCCATTTGTTCGTGTTCTATTTTGGGATTGTTGCCGATATCACGCCGCCGGTGGCCTTGGCCGCTTTTGCCGCAGCAGCCATTTCGGGCGGGGAGCCTTTCAAAACAGGGGTAGAGTCCTCCAAGCTGGCCATTTCTGCCTTTATCATTCCGTATATGTTTGTCCTGTCACCTGAGTTGTTAATGATTGATACGACATGGACCTATTTGATTTGGGTTGTGTTTACCGCCTTCATTGGGATGATAGCGATTAGTGCAGGAGTAATTGGCTTTTGGATGCGAAAAATGTATTGGATTGAACGGGTGCTTGTCTTTATCTCCGGGTTATGTCTGATTTATCCAGAAAAAATTAGTGATATTATTGGCCTGGTGTCTTTTGGCCTCCTGCTCGCCCTGCAATATATGTTTAAAGGTGGCAGCAAAACAAAAGTTCAGGAAAGCTAG
- a CDS encoding DUF1850 domain-containing protein — MKNKKLVHLTIILVICFVIAITFLAGIPLQQTIVFEPNHSNQKLAFIPIKDEKQFKIKYTHSIHLSDVIESYHITPRQLIRQVELEYEDFSIGMPSNAEEGETFEQKSGKYYIRNMKRIFPYFYLRIGQVRANHRVIYKNTEYPLSHSIKPGTSVKVEIRRLTLLEQWKGVNILESL, encoded by the coding sequence ATGAAAAATAAAAAGCTAGTACACCTGACCATTATACTAGTAATCTGCTTTGTAATTGCTATCACCTTCCTAGCGGGCATTCCGCTCCAGCAAACCATTGTATTTGAACCGAATCACTCAAATCAAAAGCTTGCTTTCATTCCAATAAAAGATGAAAAACAATTTAAGATTAAATACACCCATTCGATTCATTTATCAGATGTGATCGAAAGTTATCACATTACACCAAGACAACTGATTCGGCAAGTTGAATTGGAATATGAGGATTTTTCCATTGGTATGCCATCAAATGCTGAGGAGGGAGAAACCTTTGAACAAAAAAGTGGAAAATATTATATCAGAAACATGAAGAGAATTTTTCCTTACTTTTATTTACGAATTGGACAGGTTCGCGCCAACCATCGGGTGATTTATAAAAACACAGAATACCCATTATCACATTCGATTAAACCGGGAACGTCAGTCAAGGTTGAAATACGAAGGCTGACATTGCTTGAGCAATGGAAGGGAGTGAATATTCTTGAGTCATTATGA
- a CDS encoding TAXI family TRAP transporter solute-binding subunit → MKKRSLFLSLVFLLVMSMFLAACGSKEEGGKKEGSGDAKKAEEKPKFISILTGGTGGTYYPLGGSFAKIIKDETGIEANAETSGASAENMTTLKNGDAEIAFSQTDIASYANQGTLMFKDKKVDNVKAIATLYPETIQIVTTKKSGIKSVEDLKGKKVSVGAPGSGTNPNAEQILEVHGMTFDDIKKQDLSFDESTQGIQDGTIDAAFVTAGIPTGAVESLSATEDVVIIPIAQDKIEALIKKYPYYIKDEIPAGTYGLEGAVSTVAVQAMLVARSDLSEQVVYDITKAIFENLDKVTHAKGKLIKVENALNGVGIEVHPGAKKYFDEKGVKAQ, encoded by the coding sequence TTGAAGAAGAGAAGTTTATTTCTATCATTGGTCTTTCTTTTAGTGATGTCAATGTTTCTAGCTGCCTGTGGCAGTAAGGAGGAAGGCGGGAAAAAAGAGGGTTCAGGCGACGCGAAAAAAGCAGAAGAGAAACCAAAATTCATTAGTATTCTAACTGGGGGAACGGGTGGTACCTATTATCCACTAGGTGGATCGTTTGCGAAAATTATTAAAGATGAAACAGGTATTGAGGCAAATGCGGAGACATCAGGTGCTTCAGCGGAAAACATGACAACCCTGAAAAATGGTGATGCTGAAATTGCTTTTTCACAAACCGATATTGCTTCCTATGCGAATCAAGGAACATTAATGTTTAAGGACAAAAAAGTGGACAATGTAAAAGCGATTGCGACCCTTTACCCGGAAACGATTCAAATCGTTACTACGAAAAAGTCTGGGATTAAGTCTGTAGAAGACCTAAAGGGAAAAAAGGTTTCTGTCGGTGCCCCTGGATCTGGAACAAATCCAAATGCTGAACAAATACTCGAAGTCCACGGGATGACGTTTGATGATATTAAGAAACAAGATCTATCTTTTGATGAATCTACTCAAGGCATTCAAGATGGGACCATTGATGCAGCATTTGTAACAGCGGGAATCCCTACTGGCGCTGTTGAAAGTCTATCAGCAACAGAGGATGTTGTCATCATCCCAATAGCTCAAGACAAAATTGAGGCCTTGATTAAAAAGTACCCATATTACATTAAAGACGAGATTCCCGCTGGAACATACGGGTTAGAGGGGGCAGTTTCAACGGTAGCAGTTCAAGCGATGCTGGTGGCAAGGAGCGACCTTTCAGAACAAGTAGTTTACGATATTACGAAGGCTATCTTTGAAAATCTTGATAAAGTGACACATGCGAAAGGGAAATTAATCAAAGTAGAAAATGCGCTTAACGGTGTGGGAATTGAAGTCCATCCAGGAGCAAAAAAATATTTTGACGAAAAAGGGGTAAAAGCACAGTAA
- a CDS encoding 2-hydroxyacid dehydrogenase, with the protein MKRKVIAYNFVLTEALKKLEDKFEVEIFDGIDPKTDTSFLVALKEVEGIVGLALPVDQEFLDLAPNLKIVSNNSTGYNNLSIEEMTKRGVMGTNTPGVLENTTADAIFGILLAAARRIPELDHFVKTGNWKQHLTTEQYAIDVHHKTLGIIGMGKIGSAIAKRAHFGFDMNILYHNRSRNASAEERYNATYCDLDTLLKEADFVCLMTPLTPETENLIGEREFKLMKNSCIFVNGSRGKTVDETALIEALRNKEIHGAALDVFRTEPIQPDHPLLQFPNVVTTPHIGSSTHETELKMANLAVENLLAGLTGNRPKNLINPELLDK; encoded by the coding sequence ATGAAGAGAAAAGTCATTGCCTATAACTTTGTATTAACCGAAGCCTTAAAAAAATTGGAGGACAAATTTGAGGTTGAAATATTTGATGGGATTGATCCAAAAACAGATACCTCCTTCTTAGTTGCCCTAAAGGAAGTAGAAGGGATTGTGGGCCTGGCGCTTCCCGTTGATCAGGAGTTCCTAGATCTTGCACCCAATTTAAAGATAGTCTCAAATAACTCTACCGGCTACAATAATCTTTCGATTGAAGAAATGACGAAACGGGGCGTAATGGGGACAAATACACCCGGCGTACTCGAGAATACAACAGCCGACGCCATTTTCGGCATTCTTCTTGCAGCTGCACGAAGGATCCCGGAATTAGACCACTTTGTGAAAACAGGAAATTGGAAGCAGCATTTAACCACAGAACAATATGCAATTGACGTCCATCATAAAACTTTAGGAATAATTGGAATGGGAAAAATTGGTTCAGCCATTGCAAAACGTGCCCATTTCGGTTTTGATATGAACATTTTATATCACAACCGTTCTCGCAACGCTTCAGCAGAGGAGCGATATAATGCTACATACTGTGACCTTGATACATTACTTAAAGAAGCTGATTTTGTTTGCTTAATGACCCCCCTCACACCAGAAACCGAGAATTTGATTGGGGAACGCGAATTTAAGCTGATGAAGAACTCATGTATTTTTGTGAATGGCTCACGTGGAAAAACAGTAGATGAAACGGCACTGATTGAGGCATTAAGAAATAAAGAGATTCACGGTGCAGCATTGGACGTATTCCGAACCGAGCCAATCCAGCCGGATCATCCATTACTACAATTCCCTAATGTGGTAACGACACCACATATTGGTTCATCCACTCATGAAACAGAACTGAAAATGGCAAACCTGGCTGTTGAAAATTTGCTGGCGGGACTTACGGGCAATCGACCTAAAAATTTGATTAATCCTGAATTGCTAGACAAATAA
- a CDS encoding DUF1028 domain-containing protein, producing MTFSVAGRCAATGAFGVVVTSSSPSVGARCPWVKTGVGAILTQNVTDPRLAAIGFSVLENGYDAEAAIRAMKATSPFPDYRQLAVVDANGKPAAFTGSNALGVHGEFCAQNVASIGNLLSDPDIPEAMGREFLRTEGQPLTERLIAAIEKGFQMGGELDQERSIGLLVFTDEPFAYVDLRVDFSEQPLEDLKKLWEIYGPQANDYKVRAVIPEIAPSYGVKGDE from the coding sequence ATGACATTTTCAGTAGCAGGACGTTGTGCTGCCACGGGTGCATTTGGAGTCGTTGTTACGTCCAGCAGTCCATCTGTTGGGGCAAGATGCCCATGGGTGAAAACAGGTGTCGGTGCTATTTTAACACAAAATGTGACTGATCCACGGTTAGCAGCAATTGGTTTTTCAGTTTTAGAAAATGGTTATGATGCGGAAGCGGCGATTCGCGCAATGAAGGCAACATCACCATTTCCGGATTACAGACAGTTGGCGGTAGTTGATGCAAACGGAAAACCAGCTGCCTTCACTGGTTCGAATGCATTAGGTGTACATGGTGAGTTTTGCGCGCAAAATGTTGCCAGCATCGGTAATTTGCTAAGTGACCCTGATATTCCGGAAGCCATGGGCCGAGAATTCCTACGGACAGAAGGGCAGCCTCTGACTGAACGGTTAATTGCTGCAATCGAAAAGGGGTTCCAAATGGGCGGGGAGCTGGATCAAGAACGCTCTATAGGACTTCTTGTTTTTACAGACGAACCGTTCGCCTATGTTGATTTACGAGTGGATTTTAGTGAGCAGCCGCTTGAGGATTTAAAAAAGCTTTGGGAAATCTACGGTCCACAGGCAAACGATTACAAAGTAAGGGCAGTCATCCCTGAAATAGCTCCATCCTATGGGGTAAAAGGTGACGAGTAA
- a CDS encoding Rid family hydrolase gives MSVHGETKKVEIQRFRKFKTDQYYPKHLGKPEHHIVNEFSMAVRAGNRIFLRGQTGFDLDGNFHGVGDVVEQAEMACTCVKQLIEEAGGTINDICKITVYLMHREDRSKVYPVIGKHFKDVYPCSTGLLVSGFAMPEMLMEIDVEAVISE, from the coding sequence ATGTCAGTTCATGGTGAAACCAAAAAGGTAGAAATTCAAAGATTCCGTAAATTCAAAACAGACCAGTATTATCCAAAACATTTAGGAAAACCGGAGCACCATATTGTAAATGAATTTAGTATGGCAGTAAGAGCAGGAAATCGGATTTTCTTAAGGGGACAGACAGGATTTGATTTAGATGGAAACTTTCATGGTGTTGGAGATGTAGTCGAGCAGGCAGAAATGGCTTGTACTTGTGTGAAACAGCTAATCGAAGAGGCTGGCGGTACGATTAATGATATTTGTAAAATAACAGTCTACTTGATGCACCGCGAAGATCGAAGCAAAGTTTATCCGGTTATCGGGAAACATTTCAAAGATGTTTATCCATGCAGCACAGGATTACTAGTCAGCGGTTTTGCCATGCCTGAAATGTTAATGGAAATTGATGTCGAGGCAGTAATTAGCGAATAA
- a CDS encoding ABC transporter ATP-binding protein, which produces MLNISNVSTYYGQICALDKVSIKVEEKEAVSVIGANGAGKSTLLKTIIGELRPKSGDIQLSGKSIANEKTFKLVSRGMTLVPEGRHVFPLLSVWDNLLLGGYTLSAKERQQRAEEVTEPFPILRERREQLAGLLSGGEQQMLAIARAMMTSPKLLLLDEPSMGLSPKLVFEVYDKITELHQQGTTILLVDQNAEMAIDFCSRGYVLMAGRLAGQGTKKELKESELVHRSYLG; this is translated from the coding sequence ATGCTTAATATCTCGAATGTGAGTACCTACTATGGACAAATATGTGCTTTAGATAAGGTCAGTATTAAGGTGGAAGAAAAGGAAGCCGTCTCTGTGATTGGCGCAAATGGGGCAGGAAAGAGTACTTTATTGAAAACAATCATCGGAGAGCTCCGTCCGAAAAGCGGGGATATTCAGCTGTCCGGTAAGTCAATCGCAAATGAAAAAACGTTTAAACTAGTCAGTCGAGGTATGACACTTGTTCCCGAAGGACGGCATGTATTTCCATTACTTTCTGTTTGGGATAATTTGCTTTTGGGGGGGTATACCCTATCTGCAAAGGAACGTCAGCAACGTGCTGAAGAGGTGACAGAACCTTTTCCCATCCTCCGTGAAAGGCGGGAACAATTGGCTGGTCTTCTTTCAGGCGGAGAGCAACAAATGCTGGCTATCGCACGTGCGATGATGACAAGTCCGAAACTATTATTGCTTGATGAACCTTCTATGGGGTTATCACCTAAACTAGTATTTGAAGTGTATGATAAAATCACAGAATTGCATCAGCAAGGTACAACGATTCTATTAGTCGACCAAAACGCGGAAATGGCGATTGATTTTTGCAGCCGAGGCTATGTTTTAATGGCAGGCAGATTGGCTGGTCAAGGGACGAAAAAAGAGTTAAAAGAAAGTGAGCTTGTTCATCGGTCCTATCTTGGATAA
- a CDS encoding ABC transporter ATP-binding protein → MSSNLVNNSAILTVTNLSKAFGGVKAVNNLSFSVTENNIHAIIGPNGAGKSTLFNLITGVITPDEGKIKLVNQNITALRPDIIAQKGVSRTFQNIRLFPDMTVFETVLIGTYLLTGAKLLPALFRTKNFRNNEYSAKKLIEEILHFVGLWDMRNEYAAKLSYGNQRRVEIARALATNPRLLLLDEPTAGMNQTETNELMELFTQVNKQGITILIIAHDMHLVNALSNKITVINFGEKLVEGPPEVIQSHPAVLEAYMGRAEVNA, encoded by the coding sequence ATGAGCAGTAATCTTGTTAATAATTCAGCTATTTTAACCGTTACGAATCTCTCAAAAGCCTTCGGGGGAGTAAAGGCTGTTAACAATCTATCTTTTTCCGTTACCGAAAACAATATTCATGCCATCATTGGACCAAATGGAGCTGGTAAAAGCACACTTTTTAACCTGATCACTGGAGTGATTACACCCGACGAAGGGAAAATAAAACTAGTCAATCAAAATATCACAGCTTTGAGACCTGATATAATTGCACAGAAAGGTGTATCGCGAACCTTCCAAAATATTCGTTTATTTCCGGATATGACTGTTTTTGAAACAGTGTTGATTGGAACCTATCTGTTGACGGGCGCGAAACTTCTCCCGGCTTTATTTCGAACAAAGAACTTTCGAAACAACGAATACTCTGCCAAAAAGCTGATTGAAGAAATTTTGCATTTTGTAGGGTTGTGGGATATGCGTAATGAATATGCGGCAAAATTATCGTATGGCAACCAAAGACGAGTGGAAATCGCCAGGGCATTGGCAACCAATCCACGGCTGTTATTACTTGATGAGCCAACTGCCGGCATGAATCAGACGGAAACAAACGAGCTTATGGAACTGTTTACGCAAGTCAATAAACAGGGTATCACTATTTTAATTATTGCACATGACATGCATCTCGTGAATGCGCTGTCAAACAAAATCACTGTGATTAATTTTGGAGAAAAGCTGGTCGAAGGTCCTCCTGAAGTGATTCAGAGTCATCCTGCAGTATTGGAAGCCTATATGGGGAGGGCTGAGGTAAATGCTTAA
- a CDS encoding branched-chain amino acid ABC transporter permease has product MEQIKKTGFRKIVFIFGGIALFLLPLGIANPYIMYVIDLILIYAILSLGLDLIVGYTGQVSVGHGAFFGIGAYVAAIMAKSLGFSLWLTLPFSIVVTAVIGFVIGFIGLKLIEEYLVMATLAFGTIIWLVFLNWTDLTGGPMGIAGISAPPTITIGLFEFPFIQYHDYYPLLLIFVYLGILITWLIIKSGFGRACTAIRDDELAAQAMGIPIFKTKVTMFTISSAFCGAAGALYAHFLHVVSPETFAFGMSVTILTMVMIGGQGSIAGAIIGAVILTVSSEALRETPELRMLIYGCLIVIMIMFFPKGIMGLFQMSKRRLQKGSGQAEKKVVEKEGLSYEQ; this is encoded by the coding sequence ATGGAACAAATCAAAAAAACAGGTTTTAGAAAAATCGTGTTTATTTTTGGAGGAATTGCATTATTTCTCCTTCCGCTTGGCATAGCAAATCCTTACATTATGTATGTTATCGATCTTATTTTAATCTATGCCATCCTTTCTTTGGGACTTGATTTAATTGTGGGTTATACAGGTCAGGTTTCCGTGGGGCATGGTGCGTTCTTTGGGATTGGTGCTTATGTAGCTGCGATTATGGCGAAAAGCCTCGGTTTTTCCCTATGGTTAACACTCCCATTTTCGATTGTCGTTACGGCGGTAATTGGGTTTGTTATTGGATTTATTGGGTTGAAATTAATTGAAGAATACCTCGTTATGGCAACACTTGCTTTTGGAACTATTATCTGGCTAGTTTTTCTTAACTGGACAGATTTAACCGGTGGTCCCATGGGGATTGCGGGAATATCAGCACCTCCAACAATTACAATAGGGTTATTTGAATTTCCATTTATCCAATACCATGATTATTATCCCTTGTTATTAATCTTTGTTTATTTAGGTATTTTGATCACATGGCTGATTATCAAATCCGGGTTTGGGCGTGCATGTACCGCCATTCGTGATGATGAATTGGCTGCTCAAGCAATGGGAATTCCTATATTTAAAACAAAAGTTACCATGTTTACCATATCATCAGCCTTTTGCGGTGCGGCCGGTGCCCTTTATGCCCACTTTCTTCATGTGGTCAGTCCGGAAACATTCGCTTTTGGAATGTCTGTCACGATCTTAACCATGGTTATGATTGGCGGGCAGGGCTCGATTGCAGGTGCAATTATTGGAGCGGTCATTCTGACGGTTTCTTCTGAAGCTTTAAGAGAAACACCAGAATTAAGAATGCTGATTTATGGATGCTTGATCGTCATTATGATTATGTTTTTCCCTAAAGGAATTATGGGACTATTCCAAATGTCCAAAAGACGTCTTCAAAAAGGATCAGGTCAAGCAGAAAAAAAGGTGGTAGAGAAAGAGGGGTTGAGTTATGAGCAGTAA
- a CDS encoding branched-chain amino acid ABC transporter permease, whose protein sequence is MFVDQLVNGIVLGSIYALMAIGYTMVWNVLRFINFAHGEVYMGGAFVSLYLLLLDTPIWLAYLGGVCAGALLGYLMEKMVYMRMRNAPKLNLLIAAIGISIVLQNLAQYIWGATPERLTSPFLSKNIAIGDMMINQHYIFIIILTILVMIVLELFINRTLMGKAVQAASQNIKATQLMGINANKIISITFAIGSAVGALAGILVGPVFLVYPTMGVFAGLKGFTASVMGGMGNIPGAMIAGLLLGIIESFAAGFISSGYRDAVAMVILLIILLVRPQGIFGKIVQQKV, encoded by the coding sequence GTGTTTGTCGATCAATTAGTGAATGGTATTGTTCTAGGGAGTATATATGCGTTAATGGCCATCGGTTACACAATGGTATGGAATGTGCTTCGTTTTATCAACTTTGCACATGGTGAGGTTTATATGGGAGGGGCATTCGTGTCCCTTTATCTTCTATTATTAGATACACCTATCTGGCTTGCGTACCTTGGAGGAGTATGCGCCGGGGCACTGCTTGGTTATCTCATGGAAAAAATGGTTTATATGAGGATGAGAAACGCACCAAAACTGAATTTATTAATTGCAGCAATTGGAATTTCGATTGTTCTGCAAAATTTGGCCCAATATATTTGGGGGGCGACACCTGAAAGATTAACCTCTCCCTTTCTTTCTAAAAATATTGCTATTGGAGATATGATGATCAATCAGCATTATATTTTCATCATTATCCTTACAATTCTTGTCATGATTGTACTAGAGTTATTTATTAATAGAACGCTGATGGGTAAAGCCGTTCAAGCAGCTTCGCAAAATATTAAAGCAACCCAATTAATGGGAATTAATGCAAATAAGATTATTTCGATTACCTTTGCCATCGGATCAGCCGTCGGAGCACTTGCCGGTATTTTGGTAGGACCGGTGTTTCTCGTTTATCCTACAATGGGTGTTTTTGCCGGTTTGAAGGGATTTACAGCATCCGTTATGGGAGGAATGGGCAATATTCCAGGTGCAATGATCGCCGGCTTATTGCTTGGTATTATTGAAAGCTTCGCTGCTGGGTTCATTTCCTCCGGTTACCGAGATGCGGTTGCAATGGTCATTCTATTAATTATCTTACTTGTGCGTCCTCAAGGGATTTTTGGGAAAATTGTCCAACAGAAAGTGTAA
- a CDS encoding ABC transporter substrate-binding protein, which yields MAKSTHLLVEKMVMFLVLAVLLVGCSAANSSSGNGSSSSKSGDTIKVGLQAPMTGDNAQYGQDMKNGVELAFKKINSDGGINGKKLKLIVGDDKATPSEAVAVVNKMIMNDGVKAIIGGYNSSPTLAAQDVSGPAKVLHLNMGASPDLSKTGNKYLFRVILTGSVYVPAVMKYMAEEKKVKKIAALFENTDYGITMYDAAKESTKELGVEFIAAEKYNPGDKNFSAQLSKIKTLNADAVMVVGLYNEVALIEQQARQAGLHVQFFSPDDSMYSEQLISLGGDAVEDHIFASMIDLNANTEEMKEFKKLAEENKIPAQANTAIAYDAAMALAKAMAEGGDDAEKARDALANIQYQGITGPIKFDKNGDRSNTPMIMQVQKGDFVVIKESE from the coding sequence TTGGCAAAATCCACACATTTATTAGTGGAAAAAATGGTCATGTTCTTGGTTCTTGCAGTTTTGTTAGTAGGGTGTTCTGCCGCAAATTCATCATCGGGAAATGGCAGTTCCTCTTCAAAAAGTGGCGACACTATCAAAGTGGGATTACAAGCTCCGATGACAGGTGATAATGCCCAATATGGACAGGATATGAAAAATGGCGTTGAACTAGCTTTTAAAAAGATTAATAGTGACGGAGGAATTAACGGAAAGAAACTTAAGTTAATTGTGGGTGACGACAAAGCTACTCCATCCGAGGCAGTTGCTGTGGTAAATAAAATGATCATGAACGACGGGGTGAAAGCGATTATTGGCGGCTATAATTCATCACCAACACTTGCCGCTCAGGATGTTTCAGGACCGGCAAAAGTACTTCACTTGAATATGGGAGCGAGTCCCGATTTATCGAAAACAGGGAATAAGTATCTGTTCCGCGTCATTTTAACAGGATCTGTTTACGTCCCGGCAGTAATGAAATACATGGCTGAAGAGAAAAAGGTTAAGAAAATTGCCGCATTATTTGAAAATACGGATTATGGGATTACGATGTATGATGCTGCCAAAGAATCCACTAAAGAACTTGGTGTAGAATTTATTGCAGCTGAAAAATATAACCCTGGCGATAAAAACTTCTCGGCTCAATTATCAAAGATCAAGACACTCAATGCCGATGCAGTTATGGTTGTTGGGTTATACAATGAAGTTGCCTTAATTGAACAACAAGCTAGACAGGCAGGTTTGCATGTCCAGTTTTTCTCACCAGACGATTCCATGTATTCTGAACAGCTAATCTCATTAGGCGGGGATGCCGTTGAAGATCATATTTTTGCCTCTATGATTGATTTAAATGCAAATACAGAAGAGATGAAAGAATTTAAAAAATTAGCGGAAGAAAATAAGATTCCAGCCCAAGCCAATACGGCGATTGCTTATGATGCGGCCATGGCTCTTGCAAAGGCAATGGCAGAAGGCGGGGATGATGCTGAAAAAGCACGCGACGCTTTAGCTAACATTCAATATCAAGGTATTACCGGACCAATCAAGTTCGATAAAAACGGGGATCGTTCCAATACACCGATGATTATGCAGGTACAAAAGGGTGACTTCGTAGTTATTAAAGAATCAGAATAG